The following DNA comes from Legionella sp. PATHC032.
ACAGGATTTTAATAAATTTCATCCTATTGGCAGAATCGGTAAGGCAACAGATATCGCTGATGCAATCGAATTTCTTTTGTCAGAAAAAGCAAGCTGGATCACAGGGGAGATTATGAATATCGATGGAGGCGTGATGGCAGGGAGAAATTAATCAGCAAGCTTTATCCAGCTTTATGCCCGCGAGCATCAATAACAAGAGATTGATTTTCACTGCCCCGCTTTGGATTTATCTGGCGTGAGTTATGGATAAGAGCGGTCGTTGTATTGAATCGTTCGGGTTGAGGAGGCATTTATGCCGTCTCGAAGCCTTATATGGAATTTAATGTGTCGTACCAAGGCTTCGAGACGATGCTTACGCATCTCCTCAGCCCAAACGGACTCTGGATATTGACTGCTTCTTATATAATCCTTATCCAGAGCCCACATCAGATAAATCTGAAACAGGGCATTAAAAATCAATCTCTTGTTATTGATGCTCGCACCAAGGCTTTTCATTGCCTGCATGGAATAATGTGGCCATTTGGTTTTGGCAAACATTGATAACAATTACGGTCTAACAATTTCTTGAGATCCTTGAGAAATTTCAAAGAATACCCCCAGATTTTTTCTCTCTTTTTCAAGAAAGTCCATGAATCCACTATATATTTTTTTATCACCAAACCAGGGATCGGTTACTTCAAATTGCCCATGATGTTTCTTGCCTAATAAGGTATGGAGTACCCCGGCTTTTATAATGATAAGAGTGGTTATCCCTTCAGGAAAATCTGCCTCACTTAAGGTAGCCAATGTCACTTTTTTTCTCATTGGTACTTCTTTCTTAAAAAGGGAATAGAGTGAAGTAATAACCATATCTTTTGAATATTTATTGCGTACAGCCTTTGATAGCTCTCTAATTTCAACACCGATGACATTCAAGTTATACTTGCAAAAATAGGATGCAATCTTTTCAGGCGATGCCACTTTTCCGGGTTCTAACCAAATTTCTTTGTATATTTCCAATTCTTTGCAAGGCGTATAACTGCTGGGTTCAATAAGCCCTCTTTCAAATAGTATTCTCATTATTGCTCTTGCAGTACAAGAGTTTTCAAATTTTTGTGCATCTACCAAAGGTTCAATACCATCAAGTTTTGCTCTTAGTTTAGGATGATCTAATACAAAATTTGCGATTTCATTGGAAGTTACTATTAATTTTAAGAAACTTTTTTGATCAAGCATTTGAACGAAATCTTCTGTGGTAAGAAGCAATTTAATCGTATCAGAAGAGACATTTTTCATCTTTCCCAAAGTAATAATCCCTTCAATTGGCTTATCATGAGTGCTATGGATACTCTTAAATTGATTGACAAATTTCTCCAAACTGGCTTTGCTAATCGCCATGTCCGCATCTTCCCCAAAATTAAAATCAATACTTCGATAGATATTTTGACAGGATTCAATAGCATTAAGCGTCAAATCCGGAAATTGCGTTGCTGTAATATTCAAAATCATAATAACACGCCTTCATATCTTAAAAACTCACACTAACTTGATTATAGGGCATTTTGTATAAAAATAGCCTAAAATGACATCAATCTGATACAAACCTATCTTGTACTTGCCTTTTCTGCTTCTGTTCATCTTTCATGAAATCCTGCTTAGCAAAACAATGAAGCAATGACTTAATATTCAATTAATAATCATAATGTAAAATTATGGAACTTTTAACCATCACTATTTACTCCTATGAAAAAAAGCTTTTTTTCTGCTCTTCCTGAAGAAACAATTATCAATACATTGAGTTTCTTAAAAGCGAACACCCTGGGTCGCGTAGCTCAGACATGTCAATTTTTTAATCGCCTGGCTAATGATAAACATCTGGAACTGAATCAACTCAGACAACAACGTATAAAACAAGAGCTATGGGGAAATCTTATGGTAGCGGCAAGAAGCAATAACCTGGAAGAGGTCAAAAAGATTCTAAAAAAAGGAATCGATCCAAGCAAAACCAATAGCTACCACTTAAATAGAACGCCTTTACTAGCAGCTATCGAAGGAAGAGCTTATCAAACTGCCAATTACCTCTGGAGAAAATACACTTTTGATCCAAATTTTAAAGATAACTATGGTGATTCACCTATCTCTCTTCTTAAAAAACAACTGGCCAATCCAGCCTTCAAGGATAAGGAGAAAAAACAAATACGCGCCTTAATTAAGGAAATGCAAGAAGAAAAAACAACACAGAACAGGTGCTTTGTATGCTAAAGCTTTTAAATCAAACAGATCGCGTTTGGTCTATGATAAATGTGATTTTTTTTCCAGCAAGTGTTTGCAGCAATAAACAAACTCATTAAATTGAGAGTCCTTTACAAAATATCCTGCTATATCCAAACCTGTTGTTGCCTGCTTATCCCGCATGTTACTTGATGTCGTGAAGATAACAACCTTAATAGAGTTATAGTGAATATGCGAACGCAATTCTCTGAGAAATTCTATACCATTCATTTTTGGCATCATGATATCAAGGACGATGATTTTAGGTTTAGTCGCTTTGATATTTCCATAGAGTTGTTCAAGAGCTTCAACACCATCACGAGCTATATGAAAACAAATTGGAATACTCAATTTTGTCAGCGCTCTTTGAACAGACATTAAATCGACCTCATCATCATCAACCAATAAAACATGGGTACACTCATCATTCTTAGCACGCATCGCCAATCTCCTTATCTTTTGGCCATAAAAAGCGAAAGACGCAGCCTTTGTTTTTTTCTGATTCCACAGAAATTTTACCTCCTTGAAACTCGACTATTTTCTTAGCAATACTTAGACCTACTCCACTTGTTTCAAGTTTGTCCCTGGGTTGTAAGGTCTGAAACAATTGAAAAATTCGGTCTTGATATTTTTTCTCTATTCCAGGCCCATCATCAGCTACAAAAAACTCATAAAACCGATCCTTTTCTTTTGTACCAATGATGATATGTCCATCTTTGCGGTGATGATGCCTGATGCTGTTATCGAGGAGCGCCGTAAAGACCTCTCTCAAAGGGAGCTCGCAAGTATTCAATACTGGCAACGTATCTTCGAGTTGAAACGTGATAGTTTGAGGGGGATTCAATTTCCTTATGATATCGGTAATCAATCTATCAGTGTGAATTTTACGAACCTTATCAAAAACATATCCTGATTGAGCGTATTTAAGCAATCCATCGAGCAACTTTGACATTCGTGAAGCACGTTGACGCAAGAGCAGTAAATATTTTTTAGATTGTTCGGAAAGCATTTCGCCCAGATCCTCTTCAATCCATGAAATCAAATGGTCCATAGCAGGTAATGGTGCTTTTAAGTCATGTGATGCGTGATAGACAAATTGATCCAGTTCATCTTCAGCTTTCTTCACCAAAATCAAATTAGCAACTCTGGCTTTAAATTCCTTGGCCGAGAATGGTTTTATCACATAATCCTGGGCTCCTTCTTCCAGCATACGAGCACATAATTCATCGTCTGATTTGGCAGTTAAAATAATAATTGGAGTTTTCAATAGTAGAGGGTGGTGTCTAATAGCATGTAACATCTCGACACCACTCATATGAGGCATCATAATATCACTCACGATTAGATCTGGATGTAAAGCGATCGATTTTTGCAAACCCTCTCGGCCATCAAAAGCACTTTCAGTACGATAAATAGAGTTCAATATTTTACAAATAAAATGATTCATCTCCTGATTGTCTTCTACTACCAAGATAAGTGGTCTATCGTAATAATCATCTTCAGCTGCCTCCTTGATTGGTTTTATTTTATTTCTGAATTCAGCAAGACTCGTGCTTATTTCTTTTTCCCCTAATAATAGCTGGCTATAGGAAGAAGAAACCTTTACATTTTGAGGCGCTTTTAGTGGCAACTCAATGGTAAAAATGGCACCACCATTTCGAGCATTCCCAGCAAAAATTGAGCCCCCATGTAATTCAACGAAATCTTTTGCAATCGATAAACCCAACCCCGTTCCCCCTACCGTCCGAGTTGTAGGTTCCTCAACCTGAAAAAAACGCTCGAATATAGTTTCGCAAAGATCGGGAGGAATACCCTGCCCATTATCTTCTATCTGAAGCCTGCACGTTTCAGGATTGATTTGCTCTAATCTAATCCATACTTTCGCATTTTGCGGTGTAAATTTTACAGCATTTGATAAAATATTGATTAAAATATGCTGGATTTTGTCAGGGTCCATTTGTGCTTGCAATTCATTGGGCAAATCGACTGAAAATGCAAGCTTGCGTTCAGGAATCTGAGCCTCAAACAATGCAATTGTCTGTCGAATTAATTTTGCCAAATCAATATTGGCATAATGAAGAATCATTTTGCCAGCATCCAGCTTTGAGATATTTAGTAAGTCATTGACATGTTTCAGTAAGATTTGAGCGTTATTTTCTATGCGTCTCAATGTATTCCGAACAGATGAGGGAAGCGATTTTTCAGCCAGTAACATTTCCAAAGGGCCTAATATCAGCATTAATGGGGTACGAAGCTCATGACTGACGTTAGCAAAAAATTGGGTTTTGATTTGATCAAGTCTAGCCAGATTTTTATTGGCCTCTTCCAACCGCTTGTTTGCTTCCTGAATTTCCTGGGCACGCAAATAGATTTCAACCTCCATTTCTCCTGCTTTCGTGCGCAGTTCTTCCATTAACTTCAGTTGCTCTGATCCAGTTTTTTTTAAATGGATAAATTCTGTAACATCCTCCACACGATGGATAATATATTCCACTTCCTGATCAGGCCCTAAAACCGGAGTATTAATAGGGCTCCAATAACGTTCTTCAAATCCCCCTCCTCGTTCTATGGGTCTCTGAATATCATATTTTTGTATGGCCATTGTATCTGCCGATTTGTTTTTTAGAACCCTTTGAAACGAAGCATAGAGATTTTTAACGCCGGTTGCTTTTGGATCGTTGGGATTATCAGGAAAAGCATTGAAAACATTTTTTCCTAAAATTTGTTTGCGGCTTACCATTGTAGCCTGTAAATAGGCAGCGCTTACTTCAATGATATTAAAATCCCTGTCCAATATAAGATATAAATCCGGCAAGGAATCAAATATGGATTTAAAATCAATATTTGACTTGGTATTTTCCCTTCGCACAGAGTATTCTCCTTCCTCTATGTAAGGCCTATTGGCTATAATGCATGACGCAAGTCTTCGCGAGGCTGGCTATGAATAGCCAATTAACCCTACTTCTAATTATAATCGAGGATTTGAGACCTTACTAATTAGGAAAACCTGATTGCGGTAGTTGCTTGCAATCACTAACAAGAAGATGAATCTCTTTCAGAAAGAGCAACATATATGGACTCAATGTTACTCTCACAGGAAGTTTTCTTAAGTAATTGTTCTATCGATTTACGTACTTATCATCAACCAAATATTGGAAAAATGGAACGAGCAGTGCCATAGTTATAATTTGTTATTTCATAAAATAAATGGAGGTTTTTATGCATTATGTTGATGGATTTGTCGCTGCAGTACCAAAAGCTAACAAAGAGAAATACGTTGAACACGCAACAAAGGCTGGCGTAATATTCAAAGAACACGGCGCTTTGCGACTGGTGGAATGCTGGGGAGATGATGTACCTGAAGGCAAAATCACTTCTTTTCCTATGGCTGTCCAGTGCAAAGAAGATGAAACGGTTGTTTTTTCCTGGATCCTTTGGCCCTCGAAACAAGTTCGTGACACAGGGATGAAAAAAGTCATGGAAGATCCTCGTTTAAAACCAGACATTAACCCTATGCCTTTTGATGGCAAACGCATGATTTATGGAGGATTTAACATAGTGGTTGATGTCTAGAAAACGGAAAAATGAATATCAACCACTCTAAATGCCAATCTATTATTCATATTATACTATCTTATACCGATTGAATTCATGCAGAGAGTCAAGTATTTCACAGGTCAATACGCAAGGCTCTCTACCATTTTCTTGAAAGCCCCGCTGGATAAAACAAAATGCATATAAGAGTACTCTTTCTATAGCCTATGTATAGCTCATCAAGTTCATCGCTGCAAATGCTAATACTTCAGTTAGTGTCAGAATACCTTTGCGCAGCAGGAAATAATTAAATTTTCAGGATAATAACTTTCTTCTTAAAAAGAAAATTGATCAAATTAGATCGGTCTGTTTATCAATTTCGAAAATTTCAACATTCTCCCCTTTAATAAAATGGTTTGTCTGTTTCATCCATCCCCATCAGAAATCGCATTTGAATTGATATATAAAAATCAAACTGTACAAATTTTATTTTAATCTACAATTAAATATAGGGTATTTAGTAGTGAGATGAATATGACTACCTCTAAACTTGAAAAAACGGGTTTGCATGTGCATGAAAAAATCAAACATATGGTTAAGAGTTATGGAACAATGATAACGGGTATTCCTGCCGAAATATTAGGGCAAAATGAGGCAGAAATATCTATTGGATCTGTAAGAAAAATGGGTAATGTTAAAGAAAACATTGCTGAAGTGGTTCGAAAATCCGAAATGACTCAACCCACAAACAGCTGCGGAAAAGCAAGCAATGAAGTCTGTGATTTGCTTTTAGGAAAAGATGGAGCAAGCGAATTCGAAAAATCAAGCTACCAAATCTTATCTGAGGATGGCGCCAATTTGAAAAGTTCTCTGCCTAATAAAAATTTACTGGTTAGAGTTGAAATGGATCGGTTTAATTCTCCTCAGAAATATCAAAAAATAAAAAGAGAAGAGTTTAACCCCAAGACCGCTGAAAAAAATAAAATTTATCTCTTGGAAGATCAGCTTTTGTATCTTGATATATTTGGAAAAATCATTGATCTTGGGCAAACATCAGACACATGTAAAAGACTATTTAATGCCATTACCACTCCTTTTTGCCAAGACTATATTCTTTATGATTCTTTTTTAGAGCCAGAGGAAAGTCAAGAGGAAGCAGCCATTTTTGAAATGGGTGAGATAGTTACAGCTAAAATGAAAAACATAGATTGTTGGACATCAACTCATTCTTTTACCCTGTTTGTTCCTGAATCAGGCAGCGAAGACACACGGACATTGTATCCTTACCAAGCTTATTGGAGCAGTCATACTTTGCAACAATGGTTTTCAGGTGATAAAGATGAAAAATTATCACGCTTGGGTATCGATGGTTATATCGAAAAATTGGCATTATTAAGCACAACAACTGACAGCAAAGTGCGTTCCAGTATTTATGGAGAACTATTTTCTCCTCCAGGAAAGGAACACGTTTTTTGTACTGGGATGAATGAAAAATTCTCGCCATTACGAGTCAAATTTAAAGTAACTGAAGTCAATCCGAAAATAGCATTACAAAACTTACAAGAAGTACAAGAATTCATTGATATCAATTATCCTGGTGAGAATGAAAAAGCTCAATGTGAGCTTTATAAAGTAAAAGCGCAAGAAGCAATGACTAAACAACTGGAGGAACGACTACTAGTAGGGCCAACTCACAAAAAAGAATTAGTAGCTCCCTATAAAGAGGAAAACCTGCAATCCTTCTTTAGGAAACCCTTAGAGACAACAAGTAGAATAGATAAAATGATCTCATCCACCATAACAAATGAAAACCTAAAGCTACTTGCAAAAGAGGCAGATAATCTCTCTGGAAAGGAACGAGAAAAATTAGTGGAATTTTTTAAAACATTACCCTCAGAACAATTAGCCGAAATCAAACGGGAATCAGACACAGCACAAAAAGCCTGGGATGAACAATATGGGTTAGTTCTGCGTAATAAATAATAAATCAAAGTGGCTTGATAGACTTGCCAGCTGCCTTACTAAGTATGTGTTACCGAAATACCCTGATTATTTGACTATTTATAATTGAATAAAATTGTCCTATAATAGGACACTTTGTTTTTCATATAGCACAAACATGGCAAAAATAAAATTGGAATCACCAGGTTTGATGGTCCACAAAAAATTGAAAAGTATGTACCAAAGCTATGGCGTCATGATGACAGGTGTTCCTGCTGAAGTATTAGGGCAAATGCAGGCAGAAAGATCTTTCCCTTGCATTAATAAAACCGGGAACATTAAGCAACAAATTGTAAATGAAGTTTCAAAGGTATGTCATATGATGACCGAGCCTACTCAGAGTTGTGGGCAAGCCAGTAATGATGTCTGTGACTTGCTTTTAGGAAAAATTGAAGCGGAAAAATTCCACTTTACCAAGTATACAGAATTGTCAGCGAATGGGGACAATCTAAAAAATATCTTGGAAAATATTGATCCATTCAATACGAGTCTATTGATACGATTTGAAATTGATAGAGAAGACCCTCCTATTGTATTGGCCAAAATAAAAAGTGAAAATTTCAACCCGGAAACTGCTGTAAGAAATAAAATTTATTTATTAGAAAATAAATTATACTTTCTTGACAGAATGGGGAATCTTTTTGACCTTGAACTAAGTAAAAACAAATGTAATATGTTATTTAAGGCAATTGGAGACTCTCCCGAATATAGTCTTTGTGACCCTTTTATTCTTGAAGAACCGGAAAAACCTGAAGATTTTGCAATAAATGAGATCGTCGATATCTTTAACGAACAAAAGGCGAGATTTGATTTTTGGATCGGGTCGCATTCTTTTACAATATATATCCCTCAAACCTTGGGTAAATCATCATGTCAATTCTATCCTTATCAAGCTTATTTTGGTTCACACACTTTACAGGATTGGTTTGTCAGTGATAAAGACGAATATCTGTCACGAATTGGCATCGACAAGTACATTGAAAAATTATCTGTACTGGGAAAAACGACAAATACAAAAGAACGCTCGGATATTTATGCTGAATTTTTTTCAAAGCGTGGCCGGGAAATGTTTTTTTGCGCTCATCTTAATGAAAAAAGACAACCATTACGAGTAAAGTTCAAAATAACCGAAATTAATCCCGAATTGGCATTAAAGAATTTACAAGAAACACAAGAATTTATTGATACCCATCC
Coding sequences within:
- a CDS encoding dehydrogenase yields the protein MILNITATQFPDLTLNAIESCQNIYRSIDFNFGEDADMAISKASLEKFVNQFKSIHSTHDKPIEGIITLGKMKNVSSDTIKLLLTTEDFVQMLDQKSFLKLIVTSNEIANFVLDHPKLRAKLDGIEPLVDAQKFENSCTARAIMRILFERGLIEPSSYTPCKELEIYKEIWLEPGKVASPEKIASYFCKYNLNVIGVEIRELSKAVRNKYSKDMVITSLYSLFKKEVPMRKKVTLATLSEADFPEGITTLIIIKAGVLHTLLGKKHHGQFEVTDPWFGDKKIYSGFMDFLEKERKNLGVFFEISQGSQEIVRP
- a CDS encoding F-box-like domain-containing protein, which gives rise to MKKSFFSALPEETIINTLSFLKANTLGRVAQTCQFFNRLANDKHLELNQLRQQRIKQELWGNLMVAARSNNLEEVKKILKKGIDPSKTNSYHLNRTPLLAAIEGRAYQTANYLWRKYTFDPNFKDNYGDSPISLLKKQLANPAFKDKEKKQIRALIKEMQEEKTTQNRCFVC
- a CDS encoding response regulator codes for the protein MRAKNDECTHVLLVDDDEVDLMSVQRALTKLSIPICFHIARDGVEALEQLYGNIKATKPKIIVLDIMMPKMNGIEFLRELRSHIHYNSIKVVIFTTSSNMRDKQATTGLDIAGYFVKDSQFNEFVYCCKHLLEKKSHLS
- a CDS encoding ATP-binding protein, producing MRRENTKSNIDFKSIFDSLPDLYLILDRDFNIIEVSAAYLQATMVSRKQILGKNVFNAFPDNPNDPKATGVKNLYASFQRVLKNKSADTMAIQKYDIQRPIERGGGFEERYWSPINTPVLGPDQEVEYIIHRVEDVTEFIHLKKTGSEQLKLMEELRTKAGEMEVEIYLRAQEIQEANKRLEEANKNLARLDQIKTQFFANVSHELRTPLMLILGPLEMLLAEKSLPSSVRNTLRRIENNAQILLKHVNDLLNISKLDAGKMILHYANIDLAKLIRQTIALFEAQIPERKLAFSVDLPNELQAQMDPDKIQHILINILSNAVKFTPQNAKVWIRLEQINPETCRLQIEDNGQGIPPDLCETIFERFFQVEEPTTRTVGGTGLGLSIAKDFVELHGGSIFAGNARNGGAIFTIELPLKAPQNVKVSSSYSQLLLGEKEISTSLAEFRNKIKPIKEAAEDDYYDRPLILVVEDNQEMNHFICKILNSIYRTESAFDGREGLQKSIALHPDLIVSDIMMPHMSGVEMLHAIRHHPLLLKTPIIILTAKSDDELCARMLEEGAQDYVIKPFSAKEFKARVANLILVKKAEDELDQFVYHASHDLKAPLPAMDHLISWIEEDLGEMLSEQSKKYLLLLRQRASRMSKLLDGLLKYAQSGYVFDKVRKIHTDRLITDIIRKLNPPQTITFQLEDTLPVLNTCELPLREVFTALLDNSIRHHHRKDGHIIIGTKEKDRFYEFFVADDGPGIEKKYQDRIFQLFQTLQPRDKLETSGVGLSIAKKIVEFQGGKISVESEKNKGCVFRFLWPKDKEIGDAC
- a CDS encoding DUF1428 domain-containing protein, with protein sequence MHYVDGFVAAVPKANKEKYVEHATKAGVIFKEHGALRLVECWGDDVPEGKITSFPMAVQCKEDETVVFSWILWPSKQVRDTGMKKVMEDPRLKPDINPMPFDGKRMIYGGFNIVVDV